A segment of the Candidatus Binatia bacterium genome:
TTGTACTGAACCTGCTCGGCGTGGTCGTGGTGGTCGGCCCCGGGGGACCCACCGGCGGACAGGCGACCCTGGGGTGTCTGGCCGCGTTGGGCTCGTCGCTGTTTGCCGGGGGTGCGGTGGCAACGGCACGGCATCTCCGCGCTTCGGAAAACGCGGCTTTGATCACCACTTACTTTATGGCCGTCGGTGCCGCGATGACGGCCCCTGCTCTCCTCGTCGGCGTGAGCGTGCCGTCGCCGGCCGTAGCGCTGGCTCTGGTCGGCGTCGTGCTCACGTCGGTCAGCGGCCAGTGGCTCCTGCACCACGGCCTGGGGTACACCTCGGCTACCCAGGGCAGCGTCGCGGCGGCAACCACGGTCGTCACTGCCGCGGCCCTGGAGTCAGTCTCTTTCGGTACCGATCTCGGCCCGCACCTCATAGTCGGCTCGCTGCTCATGTTCGCTGCCGTCGGCCTGGTGAGCCGTCAGAGATGAAAGGACGATCTCTAACGGTGAGACCGCCGGCGGCTCCGCGCACCGTTGCCGCCGGGCTACGGCACGCTTCGCCCTCAGACCCCTCCGCCACCAGCGCAAAGAAGAAGTGGTCGCCGCGCCCGCGCGGCGCGTTGGTGCCCCCGATCCCGAGGCAGAGCGAGGAGGATAACGGCTTTACCTCGTCGTAAAGCACCCGGCGCAGCGGGCCCGGCAGGCGCGAGACCGCGTACTCCAGACGTATCGTTTCCGTATCGCGCCACCGCGAACGTCCCGGCGCGGCGGTAAAGCGGCCGGCGCCCAGCGCCGGGTGGAAAAAGAACCACCGGCTCCGAATGAAATCGACGCCGAACGGCAGCACGCGGAACCCGAGCCACTGCAAGAAGTGGGTCACCGGCGCCGCCGGGTCCGGTGCGTCGAGCCACGCGAGGAAGACGCCGCGGTAACACGCGCTCGGGACGGTTACTGCACGCGGGGCCGCGTACAGCGCTTCGATCTCGGCGACGCTGCATCGCGCCAGCGCAACCAGCGAGGGGGCGGGCGGCGGAGATACCCGCATCACCCGACTGCGATGCCCCCGGGCTCGAACGCGGCGGCCGGGTTCTCCCAGACGTGCGAGAGATCGACCATCGTCGGCGAATTGCACGACGAGCACCGTTCTGCGTCCGCGCGCAACTGGCGGAACCGCGGCATCTCCAGAATCTCCGCCAGCGGCGTTACGCGGATGTTGGCGATCGGCTGCGTGAGGTCGAGGCAATACTCGGCATTGCCGCGGCCGTCGATGAACATCACCAGCTTGGGCATATGGCAGCGGTATCCCGGTCGTCCGGAAATGAAGTAGTCGAAGTACCGTTCCGAGTTGAGAATCGGCGCACCGGCGCGCTTCTTTTCCAGGAGCGACGAGCAGAGCGCGCGCAACTCCTCGCGCGGCAGGCCCATCTCGGTCGCCACGATCGGAGCGCCGTCGCCGTTACGGTAGTCGGTAATGACGTCGAACGAGATCTGCACGTCGAGGCGCGCCGCCAGGTCGAGCAGCTCGTCGATCTCGTCGACGAGACCCTTTTGCACGCAGCAGTTGAACTGCAGCGAAACGTCCGGGTAGCGCTCCTTCACCATGCCCACGCCCTCGATGGCGCGATCGAACAAACCGGGAAGGCCGCGAATCGCGTCGTGCCGCTCGGGTTTCGCCGAGTCCAGGCTGATGATCAGCATGTCGATGTGCGGGAGCACCTCGTCCATCCGTTTCCGCAGGTACCAGCCGGTGGTGAACAGCAGGATCGACATCCCCGCCTCTCGCTTCATGAAGCGCACCACGTCGCCGAGGTCGCTGCGCAGAAAGGGCTCGCCTCCGGACAGCGCTGCGGCAACGAAGCCCGCGTCGCGCGCTTGCGCGTAGAACCGCTGCAGGTCCGCCAGGGGCACGTCCTCGCAGTCGTTGTCGCGCCACAGACAACTGGCGCACGAACACATACAGCGGTTCGTGATGAAGTGTCCGACGATGAAGGGGCGACCGTCGTCGCGCTGCCGCGCCGCAAGTGCGGCGCCCAGAACCCGTTGCAGAGCTTCCTGAGTCGCGAGGCTCAGTTTCCTCATGAGCGATCCCCCTGGTCAGTTCGCACGCCAGTGGCGCTTCGTTTCCGACGCATCTTTCACCTTCGACCGGTCCCGGTCCATAACCCTTACGTACCATTAGTGCCCGATACTGCCGCTAAGGGTCAACCTGTGGGTATGCGCACTACCGGCGTGCGCTCGGCTTATTCCTCCTCGAACCCCTGACTCGTGAACTTCAACTGCCGGCTGTTCTCCGTCGCCGTCCGCACCACGTTCTCGGGGGCCCCCTGCGGGATCGTCGCGGCGATCTCCAACGTGACCTGCACGTCCGCGCCGACCAGCCCCGCGAGGTGGGCGATGACCTCGTCGGCGATCTTGCTAGCGTCGCGGCCCACCCTCGTTGAGGCAAGCGTGACGGTCCCGTGGAAGCGCGTCAGCTTGCGCACCGTCGGGCCGGGCTTTTCGCGTTCCGGTGGCGGCGGCGGGACAGCATCCTTCGAGACGATCACCACCATCGATGCCTGCTGCGTGTCGGTCGCCGCCGTGACCGCGTACTCGCCCACGGCTTCGCCAGCCGTGAACACGCCGTCGGACTGGATCGCGCCGCCGGTTGCCGTCCAGCTCACACGGCCCGCCGGGGAGCGTTAGCCGTTGCGGTCTACGAACATGGCCCGGAACGTCACCCGGTCGCCCGGCTTGATCTGCGGGCGGTCTCGGCGCGGCTGTCCAGTTTGATGACCAACTCCTCCGCTGCGGCAGTCTCCCCGCCGGCTTCGAGGGCTCGCGTGAGGGCGGAGCAACCCGGTCTTCATCTTCTCAACTCCGTCCCCGTTTCAAACCGGAGACAGCGGTGAACAGCGCGCTGTCGAGTCGAGGGCACGCCCGGGGGCGCCGATCCGTCTCTCACCACCAAGGCAGTGCATCTAGCGCTCAGCGAACGGCCGCAGCCAGACCTTCGGCAGATCGAGCGCCTTGTCACCGCGTTCGTGGTTGATGATTGCCATACCAACCCCTTCATTCGTCCCTGGCGGCGAGCGCTTTCAGGGCGGGGAGGATCGCCGGGATATCGTCCGTCGCGGTTCTCCACACGGTATCCGGGTCGATGGTCGAGTAGCCATGAATCAGCCGGTTGCGCATCGAGACTATGTCCCTCCACGGAACCTCCGGCGTCGCAGCGCGCGTCTCGGTAGATACCTTGCTTGCCGCCTCGCCCATGACCTCGATAGCGCGCACCAAAGCGCGGAACAGGATTGGGTCCCGGTCGAGGTCCTCGCGGCCTCGTCCTGTAATGAAGGTCGTCGCATGCTCGCCCTCCTCGATCATGTCGAGGATCCGCACGCGATCCTCACGCCGCATATTGCACCTCGGCCGTGCGCACCACCTCGTCTCGGAAATGTCGACTCAGGTCTGCGGGCGTCCGCAGATCGACCTTGCGCCCAAGCATGTCCGTGAGTTCGTTCTCCATCCCGGCCAGTCGGATGAGGCCGGGCGTGCAACCGTCATCGAACTCGACCAGCAGGTCGATGTCGCTGTCGGGGCGCATGGCGCCTTTCAGCGCCGAGCCGAACAGCGATAGCTTGCGAATGCGGTGGCGGCGGCAGAAGGCCGCAAGTGCGTCGGGGGCAACAGGCAACCGGCGAGTCATGACGATGTCTTCTCCGAAACCTCCTTTACACGAAAAGCTCCGGTTCTGCCTGCTCGCGAGGGGTACGCGCCAGCCGCACAATCTCCGGCCAGCTCTGCACGAGGCCATTGTACAACAGCGCCTCGACGGCGCGCTTCTTGCGCTCGCAGATCGTGTACAGGCGGTAGGCCAGCTCGCGGGCGGTCTCGGCGTGGCGGCCCAGTTTGGTGACCAGCTCGGCCGCCGCGCTCTCGCCGCCAGCTTCGAGGACGCGAATCAGCTGGTGGACGACCTCCCACGCCGTGAGGCGCGCGTCCGTGGCCGGGTCCCAGCTCGCGGGCAGCTCTGCGGGCGTCAACAGGCGCACCTTGCCGGCTTTCGAGACGAGGATGCCCGCCGCCACCATGCCGGCGACGCTGGTGTTCTTGGCCTTGGAAAGCGTCTCCGCCACGCCGTACTCGCCGTCGGCAAAGCCCGACT
Coding sequences within it:
- a CDS encoding DUF86 domain-containing protein, which encodes MRREDRVRILDMIEEGEHATTFITGRGREDLDRDPILFRALVRAIEVMGEAASKVSTETRAATPEVPWRDIVSMRNRLIHGYSTIDPDTVWRTATDDIPAILPALKALAARDE
- a CDS encoding DMT family transporter; translation: MVSAGLTVTRRSAALRGVGVILAASLMFGSMAVCVRVAAAEVPALQVAFVRFLGSFAVLLAATRGRNLRPRPGNLRPLLLRGLLGGSAISLYYLGIGWAGASLATLLQCTYPVSTAVIATTVLGEPFSSRAAAALVLNLLGVVVVVGPGGPTGGQATLGCLAALGSSLFAGGAVATARHLRASENAALITTYFMAVGAAMTAPALLVGVSVPSPAVALALVGVVLTSVSGQWLLHHGLGYTSATQGSVAAATTVVTAAALESVSFGTDLGPHLIVGSLLMFAAVGLVSRQR
- a CDS encoding nucleotidyltransferase family protein gives rise to the protein MTRRLPVAPDALAAFCRRHRIRKLSLFGSALKGAMRPDSDIDLLVEFDDGCTPGLIRLAGMENELTDMLGRKVDLRTPADLSRHFRDEVVRTAEVQYAA
- a CDS encoding radical SAM protein; its protein translation is MRKLSLATQEALQRVLGAALAARQRDDGRPFIVGHFITNRCMCSCASCLWRDNDCEDVPLADLQRFYAQARDAGFVAAALSGGEPFLRSDLGDVVRFMKREAGMSILLFTTGWYLRKRMDEVLPHIDMLIISLDSAKPERHDAIRGLPGLFDRAIEGVGMVKERYPDVSLQFNCCVQKGLVDEIDELLDLAARLDVQISFDVITDYRNGDGAPIVATEMGLPREELRALCSSLLEKKRAGAPILNSERYFDYFISGRPGYRCHMPKLVMFIDGRGNAEYCLDLTQPIANIRVTPLAEILEMPRFRQLRADAERCSSCNSPTMVDLSHVWENPAAAFEPGGIAVG